Below is a window of Corallococcus silvisoli DNA.
GCGGATCGCCTCCGCCCTGCCTCCCCTCCTCCCGACGCAAGCCTCTCCCCTCTCCGCCTGACCCCTCATCCTCGGACGGCTCTCCATGCGACGCGCCCACCTCTTCGAATTCAACGACCTGCCATGGCTGCCTTCGCCCCTGCGCAAGACGATCATGGAGTTCCTGCACCACATGTCCGTACGGCTGCGGATGTATGACAATGGCTTCGACGCCCTCGCCCGGCTGATGGAGCAGAAGGGCCTCACGTCCATCCAGGCGATGTGCGCGGGGGACGGCGGGCTGATGCTGGCCCTGTCCCGGCACCTGGGCCGCGAGGACGTCCGCATCCAGCTGTCGGACAAGTACCCGTCGCTGGAGCGGTTCGCCGAAATCGAGCGTGAGAGCGCGGGCCAGGTGAGCCACGTCCAGGCGTCGGTGGACGTGCTGGACGTTCCCGAACACCTGTCGGGCCTGCGCCTCATCGTCAACGCCGTGCACCACTTCCAGCCCGGCGCGGTGCGGGGAATCCTGGCGGACGCGGTGGCCAAGCAGCAGCCCATCGTGTTCCTGGAGCCCGTCCAGCGCGACCTGCTGTCCGTGCTGCGCTTCAGCGCCGCGACGCCGTTCATCAGCGCCTGGTTGAGCCTGGGAGGCATCCGCCCCTTGAGCCTGCGCCGCGTGCTGCTGGGCTTCGTGGCCCCCGTGGGCGCGTTGTGCTTCCTCTTCGACGGCGTGGTCTCGCACCTGCGCGCCTACCACCTCCAGGAGTGGCAAGCGCTCATCCAGCAGGTCGACGGGCACGAGGGCTATGACTGGGATTTGCGGCAACTGACGGGGTTCATGGGCGCGCGCGTCTCCTTCCTGGCCGGCGTGCCGAAGCCGCGGACCCCGGTGCTGACGCCATGAGCGCCGCGGAGGTGTTGATCGTGGGGGCTGGCCCGGTGGGGCTGTGCCTCGCGCTCGCGCTCGACCAGCAGGGCGTCCGGGTGCGCATCATCGACAAGGAGCCCTCGTTCTCCGGCGAGTCCAAGGCCGTGACGCTCCAGCCCCGGACCCTGGAGATCTTCCAGACGCTGGGCGTCGCGGACCGGCTCATGAAGGACGGGGTGGTCAACCGCGTCATGAACATGCACGTCGGGCGTAAGCGCGTCACGGTGCTGCGCTACGACCGGCTGGAGAGCGCCTTCGCCTTCTACCTGCACCTGCACCAGGGCCAGACGGAGCGGGCGCTGGTCCAGGTGCTGGCAGACCGGGGCATCACCGTGGAGCGCTCCACCGCGCTGGAGGGCTTCCGCCAGGACGCCGCGGGAGTGACGGCGCGGCTCGCGCGGACCGGGAGCGCGCCGGAGGAGGTCACGGTGCCGTACCTGGTGGGCTGCGATGGTGGCCACAGCCGGGTCCGCGCGGTGCTCGACCTGGCGTTCAGCGGCGCGCGGCATGACGACAACTGGATCATGACCGACGTGCGCATCCCCAACATGTCGCTCGCCCGCGACGAGCGCCACGGCTTCATCCTGGACCGGTTCCCCTTCGTGGTGCTGAACCTGGGCAACGACTACTACCGGCTCATCGCCGCGCGTCCCCCCGGGTCACCGCTTGCGGGGCAGGTGCCTACGCTGGAGGAGTTCCGCGAGATCATGACGCCGCTGGGCCTGGGACACTGGCGGCTGGAGGAGCCGCTGTGGCTCACCCACTACCATCCCAGCCAGCGCCTCGTTTCCCACTACCGGGTGGGGCGGGTCTTCGTGGCGGGGGACGCGGCCCACGTGAACACCCCCATCGCCGCGCAGGGACTCAACACGGGGGTGCTGGATGCGGTCAACCTGGCGTGGAAGCTCCGCCTCGCGGTCCGGGGCAAGGCGAGCACCGCCCTGCTCGACAGCTACCACGCGGAGCGCCACGCCGCCGCCGTGACGATGTTCGCCCAGAACGACCGGCTCACCACGCTCGTCTTTGGCACCAATCCCCTGCTGCGCTTCCTGGCGCGCAAGCAGTTGCACCTGCTCAACATCCCCGCGTTGAACCTGAAGAACGTCCTGGGGACCTCGCAGCTCGACCTGCATTACCGCCACAGCCCGGTGGTGCAACCAGCGCTCGACGCCTCCGGCACCCGCGCCGCCCGTGCCGCGTTCGCCCCAGGCCGGGCCCAGCCCGGAGATCGCGCGCCGCACTGTGTCTTGCACGCGGAGAGGTCCACCCCGCTCTACGAGGTCCTCCGAGCGACCCACCACACGCTCCTCATCCTGGGCGGTGAGACACCCGACCCGGCGCGGATGCGGGCCATGGCCGAGCACGCCCGCGCGAAACACGGCGAGTGGCTCACGTCCCACTTCGTGTTTCACGGGCAGATCGCGCCCGGCTTCGACGGTGGAGGGCTGGGCACGACCTGGCGGGACGTGGATGGGAAGGCCCACCGGGCCCTGGGCGCGAAAGGCGCGGGCTGCGTGTTGATCCGCCCCGACGCCTACATCGCCGCGCGCTTCCCCCTGGATGCGTCAGGGAGCCTGGACACCTATTTCAACGCCCTCCTGCACTGAGGGCCCACGGCGGGGGGACGCGGCTCAGGTCCCCCCGCGCATCACCTGGAAGCGCTCCTCCAGCCAGCCCGCCGTCGCCTCCATGAGCTTGTCGCCAATGGCATCCACGTGCCGGTCGCGCCACGAGGCAAGGGGTGTCCCACGGACCCACTGGTTGAACGCGCCCATCGCGGGCCCGCAGTGGACCTGGTAGTCGGTGCGCTGCTCGCGGCTCCCGCGCAAGGCCAGGCGCGAGGTGTGGACGAAGTACCAGCGGAACACGAGGGCCATCTTCTTCCGGGGGTTGCGCTCGGCGCGCTCCAGCTCCGCGGGGTCGGCGCGCAGGTAGTGCTGCCGCGTCTCCTCCCAGACCTCCTCGAAGCCGCGACGGAAGACCTTCTCCTGGAGCTGCTTCCGGGTCTCCGCGTCCAGGGCCTCCAGGGAGGGATGTTGTTGGTAGAGCGCGTAGAGGCGGTTGGCGCGCGCCGGAAAGAAGAGCCCCTTGCGCACCACCTGGATCTTCGCCCCCAGCTCGAACATGTCGCCCGCGGGAGCGCACGTCACGTCCTGCACGTCCAGCGTCTCCAGCAGATCCTTCACGGGCTCGCTGGTCCCGGCCTCCACGGTGCACTGGTTGATGGACCCCGTCACGATGAAGTCCGCGCCCATCAGGAACGCCGCCGCCGCCGCGTGGGGGGTTCCGATGCCCCCCGCCGCCCCCAGGCGGATGCGGGCCGGGTAGCGGTGCAGGGCCATCATCCGGTCGCGCAGCAAGCTCATCGCCGGGAACAGGGCACTGGCGACGCCCTGGTCCGTGTGACCTCCGGAGTCGGACTCCACGCAGACGTCCCCGGCCATGGGCAGCTCGAGCGCGAGCCGGGCCTCCTCCGGGGTGAGCTGTCCGGCGCGGACGAGCCCATCGAGCAGGGACTGGGGAGGCGGCGACATGAAGGCCTCCGCGACCTCCGGCCGGGACACCTTGGCGATGAGCCGGTTCGGCGCCTCGATCTGACCGTCCTCGCGCCGCCGCACGCCCGTCATGCGGAAGCGCACGAGGGCCGGGGTCAATTGCAGGAACGCCGACGCCTCGACGTTGCGGACACCCCGGCGAAGGAAGAGGTCGACCAGCCGCGCCTCGCGTTCGGGGCGTTCAGGGCTGTGCAACAGGTTCATGCCGTAGGCCTCGCCCGGACGCAGCGCGGCCTGGATGGCCAGGAGCTCCTCCTCGATGCGCTCGAGCGGGACCCCGCCGGTCCCGAAGAACCCCAGCAACCCCGCGCGTCCCATGCGCACCACCAGTTCCCGGGAGGAGATGCCCTTGTACATGGAGCCCGCCACGTAGGAGAGGCGCACGCCATAGGCCTCACGGAAGGCCTTGCTGCCCAGCGTCCCGGCGCGCGCCCCCGGCTCGCGCGCGGGCGTGGGCGCGCGGACCGGTGAGGGCGCCTCCAACCTGGGAGGAGGCGCCACGACGGGCACGCTCGCGGTCATGCCCGCGGGGGTCGCCTGACGAATCTGCCCGATGAGCCCCGTGAGCACCCGGCCGTGCCCTACCTCCACGAACTCCTGCTCCCCCTGGGCGAGGAGGGAGCGCACGCTCTGCGTCCACCGCACCGGCGAGTCGATCTGCCGGGCCAGCAGCTCCGGCACCCGCGCGTCCTCGTAGGGCCGGGCCTCCACGTTGGAGATGACCGGGAAGCGCAGCGGCGCGAAGGAGAACTCCCGCAGGAAGGCCGCGAAGGCGTCGCGCGCGGGCCGCATGTACCGGGAATGGAACGCGGCGCTCACCTTGAGCAGGACGACGTTGGCGCCCACCGCGCGCAGCTCGGGCGCCACCCGCTCCAGGTCCTCGCGCGGTCCGGACATCACCTGCTGGGTGGGCGTGTTGTCATTGGCCAGGTCCAGGGTGCGCACCCCCAGCCGCTCCAGCACTTCGACGATGCGCTCCCCGGACAGGCCCACCACCGCGGCCATGCCACCTCCGCTCGCCTGGGCCATCAACTCCCCGCGCTTGCGGACCAGGAGGACGCCGGTCGCGAAGTCGAAGGCACCCGCGGCGAACAGCGCGTTGTACTCCCCCAGGCTGTGCCCCATGGCATACTCGGGATCGCGTCCATGGCGCGCCCGCTGCTCCAGCCATGCGAGCGCATTCAGGACGAACAGCGCGGGCTGGGTATACCGCGTCTCATCCAGACGCGCGTCCTGGCAGACCTCCGCCAGCCGATACCCCAAGAGGGCGTCCGCCTGGGCCGCCAACCCCGGGTGTCTCGCGACCAGATCCCCACCCATTCCCCGCTTCTGAGAACCCTGTCCAGGAAACACGAACGTCGTCATGTGTCACTCCCGTTTCCGTACGTCCGATGCTCGGTCTGCCGCTTCTCCTGGGTTATCATGTTCACGGCCGTGAGCCCATTCAGGGCCTTGTCCACGCTCTGTGCCCGCCGCTCTCCAGAGGAAACCATCCCATGAGCCAAGACGCGAAGCTGCATGTCAACATCCTGAGCCCGGAGTTCAACGTCAATCCCTACCCTTTCTACAAGCAGCTGCGTGAGCAGGAGCCTGTGTATTGGAGCGAGGAGACGCGACACTGGCTGCTCACCCGGTATGAAGATGTCCAGGTAGCCCTGAAGGACACGACGCGCTTCTCCAGCCAGAGCAGCGAGACCTTCGTCGTGAACGATGAGTTCATGAAACACCTGCGGCCCATCATCACCCACTTCTCCATGTGGGCCGTGATGAAGGACAACCCCGAGCACAAGCGGCTGCGCGGCCTCATCAACCAGGCCTTCCGCCCCGACAACGTCAAGGACATCCACCAGCGGGCCCAGCAGACCGCGAACTGGTTGATTGACCAGGTCTACGACAAGGGGGAGATGGACTTCGTCAATGACTATGCCTACGCGCTGCCCGCGATGCTCTTCTCGGTGGAGATCCTGGGCATGAACCGCGACGACCTGCCCACGTTCAAGTCCTGGAGCGTGGACCTCGCGCGGGCGACGGGCCGCATCGACAGCCTGGAGGTGATGTTGAAGGGGCAGGACGCGCTGTTGAAGATGACTGAATACATCACGCGCGCCATCAACGACCGCCTGGAGCGCCCGCGCGAGGACTTCATCTCCTACCTCGTCAAGGCGTGGCGCGAGGACAACAAGCTCACGCTGGAGG
It encodes the following:
- a CDS encoding FAD-dependent monooxygenase, with translation MSAAEVLIVGAGPVGLCLALALDQQGVRVRIIDKEPSFSGESKAVTLQPRTLEIFQTLGVADRLMKDGVVNRVMNMHVGRKRVTVLRYDRLESAFAFYLHLHQGQTERALVQVLADRGITVERSTALEGFRQDAAGVTARLARTGSAPEEVTVPYLVGCDGGHSRVRAVLDLAFSGARHDDNWIMTDVRIPNMSLARDERHGFILDRFPFVVLNLGNDYYRLIAARPPGSPLAGQVPTLEEFREIMTPLGLGHWRLEEPLWLTHYHPSQRLVSHYRVGRVFVAGDAAHVNTPIAAQGLNTGVLDAVNLAWKLRLAVRGKASTALLDSYHAERHAAAVTMFAQNDRLTTLVFGTNPLLRFLARKQLHLLNIPALNLKNVLGTSQLDLHYRHSPVVQPALDASGTRAARAAFAPGRAQPGDRAPHCVLHAERSTPLYEVLRATHHTLLILGGETPDPARMRAMAEHARAKHGEWLTSHFVFHGQIAPGFDGGGLGTTWRDVDGKAHRALGAKGAGCVLIRPDAYIAARFPLDASGSLDTYFNALLH
- the fabD gene encoding ACP S-malonyltransferase, which translates into the protein MTTFVFPGQGSQKRGMGGDLVARHPGLAAQADALLGYRLAEVCQDARLDETRYTQPALFVLNALAWLEQRARHGRDPEYAMGHSLGEYNALFAAGAFDFATGVLLVRKRGELMAQASGGGMAAVVGLSGERIVEVLERLGVRTLDLANDNTPTQQVMSGPREDLERVAPELRAVGANVVLLKVSAAFHSRYMRPARDAFAAFLREFSFAPLRFPVISNVEARPYEDARVPELLARQIDSPVRWTQSVRSLLAQGEQEFVEVGHGRVLTGLIGQIRQATPAGMTASVPVVAPPPRLEAPSPVRAPTPAREPGARAGTLGSKAFREAYGVRLSYVAGSMYKGISSRELVVRMGRAGLLGFFGTGGVPLERIEEELLAIQAALRPGEAYGMNLLHSPERPEREARLVDLFLRRGVRNVEASAFLQLTPALVRFRMTGVRRREDGQIEAPNRLIAKVSRPEVAEAFMSPPPQSLLDGLVRAGQLTPEEARLALELPMAGDVCVESDSGGHTDQGVASALFPAMSLLRDRMMALHRYPARIRLGAAGGIGTPHAAAAAFLMGADFIVTGSINQCTVEAGTSEPVKDLLETLDVQDVTCAPAGDMFELGAKIQVVRKGLFFPARANRLYALYQQHPSLEALDAETRKQLQEKVFRRGFEEVWEETRQHYLRADPAELERAERNPRKKMALVFRWYFVHTSRLALRGSREQRTDYQVHCGPAMGAFNQWVRGTPLASWRDRHVDAIGDKLMEATAGWLEERFQVMRGGT
- a CDS encoding cytochrome P450; this translates as MSQDAKLHVNILSPEFNVNPYPFYKQLREQEPVYWSEETRHWLLTRYEDVQVALKDTTRFSSQSSETFVVNDEFMKHLRPIITHFSMWAVMKDNPEHKRLRGLINQAFRPDNVKDIHQRAQQTANWLIDQVYDKGEMDFVNDYAYALPAMLFSVEILGMNRDDLPTFKSWSVDLARATGRIDSLEVMLKGQDALLKMTEYITRAINDRLERPREDFISYLVKAWREDNKLTLEEVVAQMVLLLAGGHTTTQNVISTGLLALFKHPEQLERLRQNPQINRAAGEELYRFTSPAQAPTRIAACDFELGGKQIKKGQGIMPMVAAANRDPAYFDQPDSLDLTREKNPHLGFGTGIHVCPGAFLARAEIPVGFETLMRRIPNIRPKHDAEDWNMNLSFRGLSTFPLVWS